Below is a window of Paraburkholderia kururiensis DNA.
GTGTGGGCCGTGAGCGAATCCAGACGCTGGGGCAGTATGTTGCGCAGTTCGTCGTCCGGCAGGCTCGCCAGCAGCGCCTTGCCGAGCGCGCAACAATGCGCCGGCAACCGCGCGCCCAGGTCGGATACCAGCCGCACCGGCCGGGCGGCGTCTTCACGCGCGATGTACACCACTTCGATGCCGTCCAGCACGGCAAGCTGCACGACCTCGTTATGAGCGGCCACGAACTTGGCCGCCTCGTGCCTGAACAGCGCCTGCAAGCGGTCGTGCCTCACATACGCGCTGCCCAGCTCGAACAGCGCGACGCCGACGATGTATCCGCCGTCCCGCTTCTCGACCCAGTGACGGCGCTCCATCGAATCGAGCAGCAGATACAACGTGCTGCGCGAAAGCCCCGTTAGCTCCGCGAGCTTCGACGTGCGTATCGGCGTGGGCGCACCGGCAAGCGCTTTGAGAATGTCGTCGATGCGTTTGAGCGCCGGCACTTCGTACGGCGCACTCGAAGGCGCGTCCACTGTCGCGGCGGTAGTGGCTTTCGGCATGGCGGGGGTGAGAGAGCTGTCCAACACAATGGGATCCTCGCAATTATGTCGGACGCCACTCACGTCTTGTGTTCCGGATTCCGCGACCGCGCAGCGTCATGACCGTGCAACCTTGGCGCCTTCCTGCGGCTCGTCCCGTTCGGGATCGGCGAGCGTTTCGAGCGCACGGTTGTGATGCAGCAGCAGCGCAGCCGCGGCGCCGACAAGGCCCGCGCCCGCGAGACAAAGCAGCCCGGCTCCGAAGCCGCCGGTCGCGTCCTTGATCCAGCCCATCGCATACGGGCCGAAGAAGCCGGCGAGATTGCCGAGCGAGTTCACCGCCGCAATGCCGCCTGCCGCAGCCGCGCCGGAAAGGAACGCCGCAGGCAGCGTCCAGATGATGGGCAGACACCCGAAGATACCGAAGCCCGCGATGGAAAGCGCGATCATCTTGAGCACCGGATTATCCAGCCCCGCCGCGGCCGCAATGCCCCCAGCCGCAATCACCAGTGCGATCGCGACGTGCCGCTTGCGTTCGAGGCTGCGGTCTGAATGACGTCCCCAGTAGACCATGGCCACGAGGCCCACGATGTACGGCAGCGACGTCACGAAGCCGGTCTGCAGATTCGTGAGGCCGAACGCCTTGACGATCTGCGGCAGAAAGAAGCTCAGGCCGTAGTTGGTCGCGTTCGCGCCGAAGTAGATCAGCGCGATGGCGAGAATGCGAGGATTGAAGAGCGCTTCCAGCACGCTGAACGAACGCACGGATTCGCGATGCCGGCGCTCCTGCGCCTGGCGTGCAACGAGCCACGCGCGTTCGTCGTCGCCGAGCCAGTGAGCGTCGGCCGGCTTGTCGGTCAGATAGAGCAGCACGCCGATGGCAAGAATCAGCGCGGGCGCCGCCTCGATCAGATACAGCCATTGCCATCCGGCAAGCCCGCTCTTGCCGTCCAGCGATAGCAGCGCACCCGAGATGGGGCTGCCGATGACAGTCGACAGCGGAATCGCGGCCATGAAGTAGCCGACCACGCGCGCCCTGTATTTCGCAGGAAACCACAGCGTGAGCAGAAAGATGATGCCGGGGAAGAAACCTGCCTCGGCCACGCCGAGCAGAATGCGCAGCGTGTAGAACACGTGCGCGTTCGACATGCCGGTCATGCGCGAGAGATGCGGAATGAACGCCATCGCGCCGGCCAGAATGCCCCACGTGAACATGATTCGCGCAATCCATCGCCGCGCGCCAAAGCGCTCCAGCAGCAGATTCGACGGAACCTCGAAGAAGAAATAGGCGATGAAGAAAATGCCCGCCCCAAAACCAAAGGCGCTCGACGAGAGATCGAGCGCCTTGTTCATCTGCAATGCCGCAAAACCCACGTTGACGCGATCGAGGTAAGCGATGAAGTAGCAAACGATCAGGAACGGGACGAGACGTGCCGTTACGCGCGCCATGGTGCGTGCTTCGAGTTCCATCGATGTCTCCTTTGCAGGCCGGCGTCTCGTTGTCTCGCGGCTGCGGGCAACGGGCCGGACCCATTTTGATGTCGTTCTCGCGGTCGGACGCGGCAGCGGCGCACGGCCGAAGGTTGGACCGGCGTATCGTAAGAGCGCCCGCCGGCAAGGTCCAACAGACTGATGAATTTTCCAGGCGGTTGTACAGGCCGTCGCAGCCTTCAACTCGCGACTTCGCGACGGCCGTGCCTTCTGAGCAGTATCCGTTCCTCGTAACGAGGCCCGTAGGTGCGGTAGGTATCAGCGGAGCGTGTCGAACCAGGCCGTGACGTTATTCGAACCGCCGAGCGTCGTGCCGTCGCCGTAAAGACCGGCAAGAAAGGTACCGCGATGGCTCGCGCCCTGAACGGGAACGCCCGTCACGAATCGGCCTCCCGCGGCCAGGACCGGGTAAACCATGCCCGGGTGAATCGCTTCGTCGGCGAGGCCATATATGAAGCGGATGGGGCTGTCGTAGTTCCAGTATGTGGCGCGATTGGCCGCGAGATGCTGAAGGAATGCGCTGTTTTGCGCCGCGGTGAAGCGCTCGAAAAAGTCAGGGACGAGCAGGTTCGAACCCGTCGGCGTGGGCTTCGACGAATCAACGTCCACTTTGTAGTCCGCCCAGTACTTCGTGGCGAAGTCGTGAAACTCGGGACGTACCGCGCTTTTCATCAAACCCTTCAAACCGTACTGCAATTCGTAGCTCCCCAGCGTCACGATCATGCAGACAGAAATCCAGTCGGGAAGCGCCGGATAGGTCGTCACACCCTGGGGCAACGCGAAGCTCTGCGCGCCCGCCCAGAAACGCCACGCTTCGTTCAAGTCGTTGAACGGGCTCGCAACGGCGGTGGCCGCAATGGGCCGGGACTGCTTGCGCAATGCCTGATGCAGCCACTGCGTATTGACCGCGCCTTGCGACCAGCCGTGCAGAAACAGCTTCGACGGCGTGACGCCCAGCTTGCGCATGGCCGCTTGACCGGCCGCGAGCATGTCGAGACAGGTGCGCACCGTCACGTCCTTCACGGCATACGCCTCGCCGCGTCCGTCGCGAAACGGCCCTTTGCCCACATAGTCCGCCGCGATCACCGCATAGCCCTGCCCCGCGAAACGGTGCACGTTGAAGAGCGTTTCCAGCGAATCCCCCGCGTCGGTCAGCTGGCGGTCGGCATCGGCAAGAAGCGTGAGATTGGACGGCACCTGGTCGAAGGAAAGGATCGTGCCGTGTTGCCACGACACCAGCGGAATTGCACCCTTCGCTCCCACAGGCAACGCCAGCAGCCCGCTGACCTTGACCCGCTCGCCGCTTTCGGGATTCACCGTGAAGGTGACGACGCGATGCAGATCCACGTCGAAGCACGCACCATGCGTTTTCGCATCGAACGCAGGGAGAATGGCGGGCTTGTTGAAGAGCGGATAGGCCGACGCCACGAGCTTGTCGAGGCGGTCTGCGGTGACCCGGCATGTGCGGTCGATACCGCTTGCTGCGGCAGGAACGCTGCCCGCCGTGGCCGCATGCGCATCGGTTAGCGCAATTGCCGCCAGTGCGGCAGCGCCGCGCAACAAGGTACGTCGCGGCCCGTTGACCTCGCCGTCTTCCGACGCAGCTGACGGAACGCCTGCAATAAACGACATAGGGATATCTCCGTGATGGCTGAAAGAAGCATCTGCGCAGACCGCGGCGGCATCTGCCCCGATCTGCAACCGGAAAATCCTGGTCGTGAATTGCGGGTTCGTTGTTGAGCTATCTCAAGGCGTCGGCGTTCGTGAATCAGATGGCCGAAGCACGAAATTCGTCCTTCAACGCGTGGTACAGGCGCCGGTAACGTGCGAGCCGCTCGTCCAGCATCGCCCGCATCGGCACGGAAGGCTCGTATCGCTCGACCACGGGCGGCGCCACACATACGGCATCGAGCGCCTCGCCGCTGCAGGCGAGACGCGCGAGTCGCCCGGCGCCGAGAGCCGCGCCTACTTCGCTGCCTTCGTGCAGGTCGAGGGGAAAGCCGAGCGCCGTAGCGCACAGACGCCCCCACAACGCGCTGCGCGAGCCGCCGCCGATAAACGATGCACGCTCCAGTTGCGTGCCGGCCCCTTGCAGCGCCGCATAGCCGTCGGCCATCGCGAAGGCCACGCCTTCCATCACGCTGTAGGCGAGATCCGCGGCGTCGTGCGATGCCGTCATGCCGAAGAACACGCCCTTCGCATCCGCTGCGTTGTGCGGCGTGCGCTCGCCGTTCAGGTAGGGCAGGAAGATGGGCGCTGTCGCCGCTTCGCCCGCGGGCGCGATTTCCACCAGTTCGGCAACGGTCGTTTTCAGCACGCGCGACAACCACTGAAGGCTTGCGGCAGCGGAGAGGATCACGCTCATCTGATGCCATTGACCCGGCACGCAGTGGCAAAACGCATGCACGGCCTGGGCGGGGTTCGGCGCGTAGCGCCCGGTCGCCGCGAACAGCACGCCTGAGGTGCCGAGCGAAAGAAACGCATCGCCGGTCTTGGCGACGCCAATGCCAATGGCGCTCGCCGCGTTGTCTCCCGCGCCGCCGCACACCACCACACGCTCATGCAGTCCCCATTCGCGACGCAAGTCGTCGCGCAACGGTGCGCCCGGCTCGCTGCCCTCCACGAGGCGCGGCATGTTCTCACGCGTCAGCCCCGTAGCCTCCAGCATGCGATCCGACCAGTCCCGCCTGCCGACATCGAGCCACAGCGTGCCCGACGCATCGGACATCTCGGAGACGAACTCGCCCGTCAAGCGCCACGCAATATAGTCCTTCGGCAGCAGCACTTTCTGCACGGAGGCGAACACGGCCGGCTCGTACTTCGAGAGCCACAACAGCTTCGGCGCGGTGAAGCCCGGCATCGCCAGATTGCCGGTAATCGCGCGCGAATCCGGCACGAGCGTTTCCAGTTCGACACACTCGGCATAGGCGCGCGTGTCGTTCCAGAGAATGGCCGGGCGCAGCACGTTTGCCCCACGGTCCAGCAGCGTCGCGCCGTGCATCTGTCCTGAAAGCCCGATGCCGCGCAACCGCGCAAATGCGCGAGGTTGCGCCGCGCGAATCGCGTCGACGGCATCGAGCGTTGCCTGCCACCAGTCCTGCGGGCTCTGCTCCGACCAGTGAGGATGCGGACGGTCCACACGCAGCGCAATGCCGGCGCTCGCCACGACGTTGGATGAATCGTCCGTCAGAACTGCTTTGACTTCCGAAGTACCGAGATCAATGCCGATATAACTCAAGGTGCGATCCTGTTGATGGGCGGGTAGCGTGGGCAGCGGGTGAGCGAAGGTTGCCCCGGCTTGACCCGAAAGCGGTCCGATACGTGTTCAGGCGGCCTCTTTCTGCGCGTGCGCCGACGGTTCGTTGAGCCGATGCAGCGCGCGGAATTTCGAGGGCGGCATGCCCTTTTGCGCCAGAAATTGCCGGTTGAAATTGGACACGTTGTTAAAGCCCACGCGATAGCAGATGTCCGTCACGCCAAGACTCGTGCACATGAGCAGCTCGCACGCCTCGTTCAGGCGCAACCGGTTCTGGTACTGCACGAAGGTGCAGCCGGTATGTCGCTTGAAAAAGCGGGTAAACGTGCTGATGCTCATGCCGGAAAGCTCCGCCACGTCGATTTCGCGCAGATTGCCCGCGAGGTTCTGGCGTATGTACGAGAGCACCTGATTGATCGTGGAAGACATGTAGCGCTGCGCGTTGACGTCGTAGGACGGCCCCGCCAGCATCTTTCTGTCCGCGCAGTGCGTGAGTTCGTCGAGAATCGTCATGAGCAGCGCCACGCGGCGTGCTCCGTGCGCGTCGCACAGCGCCTCGATCAGCGGTGCGACGGCAAGACCGAGACGATCGGGAAACTGGATGCCGCGCGAAGCCTCGTCGATGAGCGCGAGCACGGGGCCCAGCTCCGCGAACGCCGACACCATGCGTTGCACCGCTTCGCGCGAGAACTGCAGCACCAGGTCGCGCGACGGTACAGCGACCTCATGGCCGCCGTCGCTCACCCAGTTGTGCGGCAGGTTCGGTCCCGTCAACACGAGATTGCCTCGCGCAAAGTCGCCGATGTAGTCGCCAACGAAACACTTGCCCGACGATTCGCGAATGACGTGAATCTCGTACTCCGGATGGAAATGCCACTTCGCCACCGTGTGCGGATAGTCGTGAACCCATGCACGGAACGATTCATCCTGCCGGGTATGAACGAGTTCGAGATCCGGATTCATGCGTCGTCTCCTTCACGTGTCGCTACGCGGCGCATCTCATGGCGGGGCTAATGCACACCCAGCGTGGGCGCCGCGTGGTGGGTGGAGTGGTCGGGCGGCTGGTTTGCCGCATCGTACTGCAGATCGAGCGAGAGGTTTTCGCCGCTCTTCGCATCGAACACATGCAGGTCGTGCACGGCGAATTCGAGCGTCACGTTCGCGCCGGGCGTCGGCACGCTGGTCGCCGGAATCAGCGCGGCCACGCGCTCTGCCGAACACTCCACCGTGACGAGCGCTTCCGCGCCCAGCATTTCGACCAGTTCCACGGTGCCCTGCAGCGCGAGCGTTCCGGCAGCGCGCGCCGCCGCGCCAATACGCACGTAGTTCGGCCGCACCGCGAGCTTCACGGCCTGCGCGTTGGACAGACTGCCGAAGCGCGCGC
It encodes the following:
- a CDS encoding IclR family transcriptional regulator; the encoded protein is MPKATTAATVDAPSSAPYEVPALKRIDDILKALAGAPTPIRTSKLAELTGLSRSTLYLLLDSMERRHWVEKRDGGYIVGVALFELGSAYVRHDRLQALFRHEAAKFVAAHNEVVQLAVLDGIEVVYIAREDAARPVRLVSDLGARLPAHCCALGKALLASLPDDELRNILPQRLDSLTAHTITRRADLLDALAEVRATGIAREREEVTEGLACFAAFVGVTALGKRVALSTSVPLGRLDERLEKRIAVRIVDMANRIGKAL
- a CDS encoding MFS transporter, giving the protein MELEARTMARVTARLVPFLIVCYFIAYLDRVNVGFAALQMNKALDLSSSAFGFGAGIFFIAYFFFEVPSNLLLERFGARRWIARIMFTWGILAGAMAFIPHLSRMTGMSNAHVFYTLRILLGVAEAGFFPGIIFLLTLWFPAKYRARVVGYFMAAIPLSTVIGSPISGALLSLDGKSGLAGWQWLYLIEAAPALILAIGVLLYLTDKPADAHWLGDDERAWLVARQAQERRHRESVRSFSVLEALFNPRILAIALIYFGANATNYGLSFFLPQIVKAFGLTNLQTGFVTSLPYIVGLVAMVYWGRHSDRSLERKRHVAIALVIAAGGIAAAAGLDNPVLKMIALSIAGFGIFGCLPIIWTLPAAFLSGAAAAGGIAAVNSLGNLAGFFGPYAMGWIKDATGGFGAGLLCLAGAGLVGAAAALLLHHNRALETLADPERDEPQEGAKVARS
- a CDS encoding alpha/beta hydrolase family protein, with the protein product MSFIAGVPSAASEDGEVNGPRRTLLRGAAALAAIALTDAHAATAGSVPAAASGIDRTCRVTADRLDKLVASAYPLFNKPAILPAFDAKTHGACFDVDLHRVVTFTVNPESGERVKVSGLLALPVGAKGAIPLVSWQHGTILSFDQVPSNLTLLADADRQLTDAGDSLETLFNVHRFAGQGYAVIAADYVGKGPFRDGRGEAYAVKDVTVRTCLDMLAAGQAAMRKLGVTPSKLFLHGWSQGAVNTQWLHQALRKQSRPIAATAVASPFNDLNEAWRFWAGAQSFALPQGVTTYPALPDWISVCMIVTLGSYELQYGLKGLMKSAVRPEFHDFATKYWADYKVDVDSSKPTPTGSNLLVPDFFERFTAAQNSAFLQHLAANRATYWNYDSPIRFIYGLADEAIHPGMVYPVLAAGGRFVTGVPVQGASHRGTFLAGLYGDGTTLGGSNNVTAWFDTLR
- the xylB gene encoding xylulokinase produces the protein MSYIGIDLGTSEVKAVLTDDSSNVVASAGIALRVDRPHPHWSEQSPQDWWQATLDAVDAIRAAQPRAFARLRGIGLSGQMHGATLLDRGANVLRPAILWNDTRAYAECVELETLVPDSRAITGNLAMPGFTAPKLLWLSKYEPAVFASVQKVLLPKDYIAWRLTGEFVSEMSDASGTLWLDVGRRDWSDRMLEATGLTRENMPRLVEGSEPGAPLRDDLRREWGLHERVVVCGGAGDNAASAIGIGVAKTGDAFLSLGTSGVLFAATGRYAPNPAQAVHAFCHCVPGQWHQMSVILSAAASLQWLSRVLKTTVAELVEIAPAGEAATAPIFLPYLNGERTPHNAADAKGVFFGMTASHDAADLAYSVMEGVAFAMADGYAALQGAGTQLERASFIGGGSRSALWGRLCATALGFPLDLHEGSEVGAALGAGRLARLACSGEALDAVCVAPPVVERYEPSVPMRAMLDERLARYRRLYHALKDEFRASAI
- a CDS encoding AraC family transcriptional regulator, which produces MNPDLELVHTRQDESFRAWVHDYPHTVAKWHFHPEYEIHVIRESSGKCFVGDYIGDFARGNLVLTGPNLPHNWVSDGGHEVAVPSRDLVLQFSREAVQRMVSAFAELGPVLALIDEASRGIQFPDRLGLAVAPLIEALCDAHGARRVALLMTILDELTHCADRKMLAGPSYDVNAQRYMSSTINQVLSYIRQNLAGNLREIDVAELSGMSISTFTRFFKRHTGCTFVQYQNRLRLNEACELLMCTSLGVTDICYRVGFNNVSNFNRQFLAQKGMPPSKFRALHRLNEPSAHAQKEAA